One window of the Epinephelus moara isolate mb chromosome 24, YSFRI_EMoa_1.0, whole genome shotgun sequence genome contains the following:
- the sirt4 gene encoding NAD-dependent protein lipoamidase sirtuin-4, mitochondrial — protein sequence MNKMRLPRRILTLHTAPLRRASSAPAGMVNFVPACSTTDAHSLELLQDFVSRARRLFVISGAGLSTESGIPDYRSEGVGLYARTDRRPMQHAEFIRSAKSRQRYWARNFVGWPQFSSRQPNSAHKALQRWEARGKLHWLVTQNVDALHSKAGQKRLTELHGCSHRVMCLGCGAISARKKLQERFIALNPDWSVQTGAVAPDGDVFIEDEQVLHFRVPSCEGCGGILKPEVTFFGDTVNRATVQFVHDRLAESDAVLVAGSSLQVYSGYRFLLAAGERKMSVAILNIGPTRADHLAELKVSGRCGEVLSVIQPL from the exons ATGAATAAG ATGAGATTACCACGACGGATCCTCACACTCCACACAGCACCTTTAAGGAGAGCATCCTCAGCCCCTGCAGGCATGGTGAACTTTGTCCCCGCCTGCAGCACCACTGATGCTCActccctggagctgctgcaggactTTGTGTCCCGAGCCCGGCGCCTGTTTGTCATCAGTGGAGCAGGACTCTCCACTGAGTCAGGGATCCCTGATTACCGCTCAGAGGGTGTCGGGCTGTACGCTCGCACCGACAGACGACCCATGCAGCATGCAGAGTTCATCCGCAGTGCAAAGTCTCGTCAACGCTACTGGGCCAGAAACTTTGTCGGGTGGCCGCAGTTCTCCTCCCGTCAGCCAAACTCTGCACACAAGGCCCTGCAGCGGTGGGAGGCGAGAGGCAAACTGCACTGGCTGGTGACACAAAACGTGGACGCTCTTCATTCAAAGGCAGGGCAGAAGAGACTGACTGAGCTACACGGCTGTTCCCACAG GGTGATGTGTCTCGGCTGTGGTGCCATCTCAGCGAGGAAGAAGCTCCAGGAACGATTCATAGCACTAAACCCAGACTGGAGTGTGCAGACAGGCGCTGTGGCTCCAGACGGCGATGTCTTCATCGAGGACGAGCAGGTCCTCCATTTCAGAGTCCCCTCCTGCGAGGGCTGTGGAGGAATACTGAAGCCTGAGGTCACGTTTTTTGGAGACACCGTGAACAGAGCGACTGTACAGTTTGTGCACGACAGGCTGGCGGAGTCGGATGCGGTGCTAGTGGCGGGGTCATCATTACAG GTATATTCAGGATACAGGTTTTTACTGGCTGCAGGGGAACGGAAAATGTCAGTGGCCATCCTGAACATTGGACCTACAAGGGCAGACCACCTGGCTGAGCTGAAAGTGAGCGGCCGCTGTGGGGAAGTGCTGTCAGTTATTCAACCTCTCTGA